In one window of Ovis aries strain OAR_USU_Benz2616 breed Rambouillet chromosome 3, ARS-UI_Ramb_v3.0, whole genome shotgun sequence DNA:
- the PTHLH gene encoding parathyroid hormone-related protein yields MLWKLVQQWSVAVFLLSYSVPSCGRSVEELGRRLKRAVSEHQLLHDKGKSIQDLRRRFFLHHLIAEIHTAEIRATSEVSPNSKPAPNTKNHPVRFGSDDEGKYLTQETNKVETYKEQPLKTPGKKKKSKPGKRKEQEKKKRRTRSAWLTSGVPGTGLEEDYLSDISATTLELNSRRH; encoded by the exons ATGCTGTGGAAGCTAGTTCAGCAATGGAGCGTCGCGGTGTTCCTGCTGAGCTACTCGGTGCCCTCCTGCGGGCGCTCCGTGGAGGAGCTCGGCCGCCGACT CAAAAGGGCTGTGTCTGAGCACCAGCTCCTCCATGACAAGGGGAAGTCCATCCAAGACTTACGGCGTCGGTTCTTCCTCCACCATCTGATCGCGGAAATCCACACAGCCGAAATCAGAGCTACCTCGGAGGTGTCCCCCAACTCCAAGCCTGCTCCCAACACCAAGAACCACCCCGTCCGATTTGGGTCTGATGATGAGGGCAAATACCTGACTCAGGAAACTAACAAGGTGGAGACATACAAAGAGCAGCCACTGAAGACGCccggcaagaaaaagaaaagcaagcctGGAAAACGcaaggagcaggagaagaagaaaCGGCGAACTCGGTCGGCCTGGCTGACCTCGGGCGTGCCTGGGACTGGGCTGGAAGAGGACTACCTATCTGACATCTCCGCAACAACGCTGGAGCTCAACTCACG GAGGCATTGA